Proteins co-encoded in one Sphingopyxis sp. BE259 genomic window:
- a CDS encoding ABC transporter ATP-binding protein, with translation MNKSRLPLSARAALLTASAALAWPAMAETDAMPASIAVTAAADQPADPVVSASDDGEDSYDDIDGEEIIVTAPRLAGQLDTDIKAEAELDEAAIASYGVSNVSELLDALAPQTRSGRGRGGGRPIILVNGRRIGGFGEVRNLPPEAIAKVEVFPEEVALQYGYSADERVVNMVLKPNFRQIAVEAEGGIPTQGGRFQSEIQPSFLMIGDNGRLNVNAGWDHKTMLREDERNLVYDDPAQAAEAPARSLLGASDEYSIDATIQRSLNKLTDASINVRFDQTDSLSLLGPGVGGVTDPLERDSRSRNLTTTASVNGMLGDWRWSVSGNYADADQLTFTDRISGARDRFDSSQQTFGGNANLSGTVTEGWAGPIRLSATGSYSGLRFDSQSERSGAITTTDLTRDLPGVFGSLTVPLLDPEYEVGNIGRVSLTLSGQYQDPSDFAALKSWGANLNWGVTDNLSLIASFNQDEAAPGIQQLGAAPLVTPAVTYYDFATGQTVQITTTTGGNPLLLAEQRRDLKLGLNWSPPMVEGLNFSVNYNRNKSSDTANSFPLLTPEIEAAFPDRVTRDANGVLIALDQRPVNFDQVENSQIRWGLNFGKSFGQQQAGGPGAGRPGGGRPDGAGAGRPRGGGGGPRAGGGGRGPGGPGGMFGGPQGGRWQVSLYHTIKLTDKILIRPGVPELDLLDGSATGSGGGSNRHLFELDGGLFNKGLGVRLSAKYDSGSTVTGGTAGDLKFGDLATFNLRFFADLNQQPKLIEKLPFLKGSRLRLSVDNLFDAQRKITDANGVVPLNYQPGYIDPLGRYIELEWRKTF, from the coding sequence ATGAATAAATCTCGCCTGCCCCTATCCGCGCGCGCCGCTTTGCTGACCGCCAGCGCCGCGCTTGCCTGGCCCGCCATGGCGGAAACCGACGCAATGCCGGCGAGCATCGCGGTTACCGCGGCCGCCGACCAGCCCGCCGATCCGGTGGTGTCCGCGTCCGACGATGGCGAGGACAGCTATGACGACATCGACGGCGAGGAAATCATCGTCACCGCGCCGCGGCTCGCCGGACAGCTGGACACCGACATCAAGGCCGAGGCCGAACTCGATGAGGCGGCGATCGCCAGCTATGGCGTATCGAACGTGTCCGAATTGCTAGACGCGCTGGCGCCGCAGACCCGCTCGGGGCGCGGGCGCGGCGGCGGGCGGCCGATCATCCTGGTCAACGGGCGCCGGATCGGCGGTTTTGGCGAAGTCCGCAATCTGCCGCCCGAGGCGATCGCCAAGGTCGAAGTGTTTCCCGAAGAAGTCGCGCTGCAATATGGCTATTCGGCCGACGAGCGCGTCGTCAATATGGTGCTCAAGCCCAATTTCCGCCAGATCGCGGTCGAAGCCGAAGGCGGCATCCCGACGCAAGGCGGGCGCTTTCAGAGCGAGATTCAGCCGAGTTTCCTGATGATCGGCGACAACGGACGGCTCAATGTCAACGCGGGCTGGGATCACAAGACGATGCTGCGCGAAGACGAGCGCAATCTTGTGTATGACGATCCCGCGCAGGCTGCCGAAGCCCCGGCGCGCAGCTTGCTCGGCGCGTCCGACGAATATTCGATCGACGCGACGATCCAGCGCAGCCTGAACAAGCTGACCGATGCATCGATCAACGTGCGGTTCGACCAGACCGACAGCCTGTCGCTGCTCGGCCCCGGCGTTGGCGGGGTGACCGATCCGCTGGAGCGCGACAGCCGCAGCCGCAACCTGACCACCACCGCCAGCGTCAACGGCATGCTGGGCGACTGGCGCTGGTCGGTGTCGGGCAATTATGCCGACGCCGATCAATTAACCTTTACCGACCGCATCAGCGGCGCCCGCGACCGCTTCGACAGCAGCCAGCAGACCTTTGGCGGCAACGCCAATCTGTCGGGCACGGTGACCGAAGGCTGGGCGGGACCGATCCGGCTGTCGGCGACGGGCAGCTATTCGGGGCTGCGCTTCGACAGCCAGTCCGAGCGCTCGGGCGCGATCACCACCACCGACCTGACGCGCGACCTGCCGGGGGTGTTCGGGTCGCTGACCGTGCCGCTGCTCGATCCCGAATATGAGGTTGGCAACATCGGCCGCGTGTCGCTGACGCTGAGCGGTCAGTACCAGGATCCGAGCGATTTTGCGGCGCTGAAAAGCTGGGGCGCGAACCTCAACTGGGGCGTCACCGACAATTTGTCGCTGATCGCCAGCTTCAATCAGGATGAAGCGGCGCCGGGCATCCAGCAGCTCGGCGCGGCGCCGCTGGTGACCCCCGCGGTGACCTATTATGATTTCGCGACCGGCCAGACAGTGCAGATCACCACGACGACGGGCGGCAATCCCCTGCTGCTCGCCGAACAGCGCCGCGACCTGAAACTGGGGCTCAACTGGTCGCCGCCGATGGTCGAGGGGCTGAATTTTTCGGTCAATTATAACCGTAACAAGAGCAGCGACACCGCGAACAGCTTTCCGTTGCTGACCCCAGAGATCGAGGCGGCGTTCCCTGATCGAGTGACGCGCGACGCCAATGGCGTGCTGATCGCGCTCGACCAGCGGCCGGTCAATTTTGACCAGGTGGAAAATTCGCAGATCCGCTGGGGGCTGAACTTCGGCAAAAGTTTCGGCCAGCAACAGGCGGGCGGTCCCGGTGCGGGGCGGCCCGGCGGCGGGCGACCCGATGGCGCTGGCGCCGGTCGGCCGCGCGGTGGCGGCGGCGGGCCGCGCGCGGGTGGCGGTGGCCGCGGCCCGGGCGGTCCGGGCGGCATGTTCGGCGGACCGCAGGGCGGCCGCTGGCAGGTGTCGCTGTATCACACGATCAAGCTGACCGACAAAATCCTGATCCGCCCCGGCGTCCCCGAACTCGACCTGCTCGACGGGTCGGCGACAGGCAGCGGCGGCGGCAGCAACCGCCATCTGTTCGAACTCGATGGCGGGCTGTTCAACAAGGGGCTGGGGGTGCGGCTCAGCGCCAAATATGACAGCGGCAGCACGGTCACCGGCGGCACCGCGGGCGATCTGAAATTCGGCGATCTGGCGACGTTCAACCTGCGCTTCTTTGCCGATCTGAACCAGCAGCCGAAGCTGATCGAGAAACTGCCGTTCCTGAAAGGATCGCGCCTGCGGCTGTCGGTTGACAATCTGTTCGACGCGCAGCGCAAGATCACCGACGCGAACGGCGTGGTGCCGCTGAACTATCAGCCCGGCTACATCGACCCGCTGGGCCGCTACATCGAGCTGGAGTGGCGCAAGACTTTTTGA
- a CDS encoding glycosyltransferase family 1 protein — MRILIVSDAWEPQVNGVVRTLQATIRELRAAGHEVGVVSPDLFRSVPCPSYPEIRLAFAGWRKVGQHIRAFGPQAIHISTEGPLGLAARRWCLKNSFPFTTAYHTRFPEYVAARFPISPAVVWRFIRWFHRPARHIMVATRSLARELANQGLGQTMMWERGVDHALFRADRAPHPAYADLPRPIQLYVGRVAVEKNIGAFLDIDRPGTKVIVGDGPALATLKAQHPDALFLGKLGGETLAAAYAGADVFVFPSRTDTFGLVVIEALSCGTPVAAFPVPGPGDIIRDGAGALDDNLACAIDTALACDRAHAAALGARYSWAGCTAQFANALSFVPDEVQGEQPAGATAYAA, encoded by the coding sequence ATGAGGATATTGATCGTCAGCGACGCCTGGGAACCGCAGGTCAACGGCGTCGTCCGCACGCTACAGGCGACGATCCGTGAACTGCGGGCGGCAGGGCATGAGGTCGGGGTGGTCTCGCCCGACCTGTTCCGATCGGTCCCCTGCCCCTCCTACCCCGAAATCCGTCTCGCCTTTGCCGGATGGCGCAAGGTCGGGCAGCATATCCGTGCCTTTGGTCCGCAGGCGATCCATATCTCGACCGAAGGCCCGCTCGGCCTCGCGGCGCGGCGCTGGTGCCTGAAAAACAGCTTTCCCTTCACCACCGCCTATCACACCCGCTTTCCTGAATATGTCGCGGCGCGGTTCCCGATTTCGCCCGCCGTCGTGTGGCGCTTCATCCGCTGGTTCCACCGCCCGGCGCGGCACATCATGGTCGCAACGCGCAGCTTGGCGCGCGAGCTCGCCAATCAGGGGCTGGGTCAGACGATGATGTGGGAACGCGGCGTCGACCATGCGCTGTTCCGCGCCGACCGCGCGCCGCATCCCGCCTATGCCGATCTGCCGCGGCCGATTCAGCTCTATGTCGGCCGCGTCGCGGTCGAAAAGAACATCGGCGCGTTTCTGGACATCGATCGTCCGGGGACCAAGGTCATCGTCGGCGACGGCCCCGCGCTGGCCACGCTCAAGGCACAGCATCCCGACGCCCTTTTCCTTGGCAAGCTCGGCGGTGAAACGCTCGCCGCGGCCTATGCCGGTGCCGACGTCTTTGTCTTTCCCAGCCGCACCGACACCTTCGGCCTCGTCGTTATCGAGGCGCTGAGCTGCGGCACACCCGTCGCTGCGTTTCCGGTGCCCGGGCCGGGCGACATCATTCGCGACGGTGCGGGCGCGCTAGACGACAATCTTGCCTGTGCCATCGACACCGCGCTGGCGTGCGACCGCGCCCACGCCGCAGCGCTGGGTGCGCGTTACAGCTGGGCGGGCTGCACCGCGCAGTTTGCCAACGCGTTGTCGTTTGTCCCCGACGAGGTACAAGGCGAACAACCGGCTGGCGCGACTGCCTACGCCGCCTAA
- a CDS encoding UDP-2,3-diacylglucosamine diphosphatase, producing the protein MASISTLPIPARFPDPFATDPHVPERLIGERRSYRTVWVSDIHLGTRGCNAAMLIDFFDHVDCETLYLVGDIIDGWRLKKRHFWPPEHNDVVWRVLKRAKRGTRVVYVPGNHDEMCKPFDGFDFGGVEIRREAIHETADGRKLLVVHGDEFDAVMLAHRWLAFVGDAAYTALMKCNVVVNRIRSAFGLPYWSLSMVAKHKVKNAVQFIGRYEEVVAHAARSRGVDGVVCGHIHSAEMREIEGTEYYNDGDWVEGCTALVEHHDGTMEILHWAEEVAARSAPAQLQLPAPARAA; encoded by the coding sequence ATGGCATCGATTTCGACCCTGCCCATCCCCGCGCGTTTCCCCGATCCCTTCGCTACCGACCCGCATGTCCCCGAACGCCTGATCGGCGAGCGGCGGAGCTATCGCACCGTGTGGGTCAGTGACATCCACCTCGGCACCCGCGGGTGCAATGCCGCAATGCTTATCGACTTCTTCGACCATGTCGATTGCGAGACACTGTATCTGGTCGGCGACATCATCGACGGCTGGCGATTGAAAAAGCGCCATTTCTGGCCGCCCGAGCATAATGACGTCGTGTGGCGGGTGCTCAAGCGCGCCAAGCGCGGTACGCGCGTCGTCTATGTTCCGGGCAATCATGACGAAATGTGCAAACCCTTCGACGGTTTCGATTTTGGCGGGGTCGAAATCCGCCGCGAGGCGATCCACGAGACCGCCGACGGCCGCAAGCTGCTCGTCGTCCACGGCGACGAATTCGACGCGGTGATGCTGGCGCACCGCTGGCTCGCCTTTGTCGGCGACGCGGCTTATACCGCGCTTATGAAGTGCAATGTGGTGGTCAACCGCATCCGCAGCGCGTTCGGCTTGCCCTATTGGTCGTTGTCGATGGTCGCCAAGCACAAGGTGAAGAACGCCGTCCAGTTCATCGGGCGCTACGAAGAAGTCGTCGCCCACGCCGCGCGCTCGCGCGGGGTCGATGGCGTCGTGTGCGGCCATATCCACAGCGCCGAGATGCGCGAAATCGAGGGCACCGAATATTATAACGACGGCGACTGGGTCGAAGGCTGCACCGCGCTGGTCGAACATCATGACGGCACGATGGAAATCCTGCACTGGGCCGAAGAGGTTGCGGCGCGGTCCGCGCCCGCGCAGCTTCAGCTGCCGGCCCCGGCGCGCGCCGCATGA
- the guaA gene encoding glutamine-hydrolyzing GMP synthase, giving the protein MPTPDTSAAPKSDPGESILIIDFGSQVTQLIARRVREAGVYSEIVPFTQAEAALERMQPKGVILSGSPASVPADGSPRAPQSVFDSGLPILGICYGQQVMSQQLGGRVEPGGADGERDGEFGRAFLTVTEPCVLFDGLWEVGERHQVWMSHGDKVTQFAPGFRIVAVSDGAPFALIADDERRYYGTQFHPEVVHTPDGAKLIANFVRHVCGCSGDWTMAEFRATKIAEIRAQVGDKRVLCGLSGGVDSAVAAVLIHEAIGEQLTCVFVDHGLLRMNEREQVERLFRDHYNIPLVVVDAEERFMAGLAGVTDPEAKRKFIGGEFINVFDEEAQKLGGADFLAQGTLYPDVIESVSFTGGPSVTIKSHHNVGGLPARMKMALVEPLRELFKDEVRLLGKELGLPDIFVGRHPFPGPGLAIRIPGEVSKDRCDILRKADAVYLDEIRNAGLYDAIWQAFAVLLPVKTVGVMGDGRTYDFVCALRAVTSTDGMTADIYPFDATFLSRCATRIINEVQGINRVVYDYTSKPPGTIEWE; this is encoded by the coding sequence ATGCCGACTCCAGACACATCCGCCGCCCCGAAGTCCGATCCTGGTGAATCGATCCTGATCATCGATTTCGGCAGCCAGGTGACCCAGCTCATCGCCCGCCGCGTCCGCGAGGCGGGGGTGTATAGCGAGATCGTCCCGTTCACCCAGGCCGAGGCCGCGCTCGAACGCATGCAGCCCAAGGGGGTCATTCTCTCGGGCTCGCCCGCGTCGGTCCCCGCCGACGGCAGCCCGCGCGCGCCGCAGTCGGTGTTCGATAGCGGCCTGCCGATCCTGGGCATCTGTTACGGCCAGCAGGTTATGAGCCAACAACTCGGCGGCCGGGTCGAGCCCGGCGGCGCGGATGGCGAGCGCGACGGCGAATTTGGCCGCGCCTTCCTGACCGTCACCGAACCCTGTGTGTTGTTCGATGGCCTGTGGGAGGTCGGCGAACGGCATCAGGTGTGGATGAGCCACGGCGACAAGGTCACCCAGTTCGCCCCCGGTTTCCGCATTGTCGCGGTCAGCGACGGCGCCCCCTTCGCGCTAATCGCCGACGACGAGCGCCGCTATTACGGCACACAATTCCACCCCGAGGTCGTCCACACCCCCGACGGGGCCAAGCTGATCGCCAATTTCGTCCGCCATGTCTGCGGGTGCAGCGGCGACTGGACGATGGCCGAGTTCCGCGCCACCAAGATCGCCGAAATCCGCGCCCAGGTCGGCGACAAGCGCGTGCTGTGCGGCCTGTCGGGCGGGGTCGACAGCGCCGTCGCCGCGGTGCTGATCCACGAGGCGATCGGTGAGCAGCTGACCTGCGTCTTTGTCGACCACGGCTTGCTGCGCATGAACGAGCGCGAACAGGTCGAGCGCCTGTTCCGCGACCATTACAACATCCCGCTGGTCGTCGTGGACGCCGAGGAACGCTTCATGGCGGGCCTCGCCGGCGTCACCGACCCCGAGGCGAAGCGCAAGTTCATCGGCGGCGAATTCATCAACGTGTTCGACGAGGAAGCGCAGAAGCTGGGCGGCGCCGATTTTCTCGCGCAGGGCACGCTCTACCCCGACGTTATCGAAAGCGTGTCGTTCACCGGCGGGCCGAGTGTGACGATCAAGAGCCACCACAATGTCGGCGGCCTGCCCGCGCGCATGAAGATGGCGCTGGTCGAACCCTTGCGCGAATTGTTCAAGGACGAGGTCCGTTTGCTCGGCAAGGAGCTGGGCCTCCCTGACATTTTCGTCGGCCGCCACCCCTTCCCCGGCCCCGGCCTCGCGATCCGCATTCCGGGCGAGGTCAGTAAGGACCGCTGCGACATCCTGCGCAAGGCCGACGCCGTCTATCTCGACGAGATCCGCAATGCCGGTCTATATGATGCGATCTGGCAGGCGTTCGCGGTGCTGCTGCCGGTCAAGACCGTTGGCGTCATGGGCGACGGGCGCACCTATGATTTCGTGTGCGCGCTGCGCGCCGTCACCTCGACCGACGGCATGACCGCCGACATCTATCCGTTCGATGCCACTTTCCTCAGCCGCTGCGCAACGCGGATCATCAACGAGGTGCAGGGCATCAACCGCGTTGTGTACGACTATACGTCGAAACCGCCGGGGACGATCGAGTGGGAGTAA